A stretch of Prinia subflava isolate CZ2003 ecotype Zambia chromosome 14, Cam_Psub_1.2, whole genome shotgun sequence DNA encodes these proteins:
- the CPNE9 gene encoding copine-9 isoform X1 encodes MAAPGALEPAAGSVPGTKVELTVSCRNLLDMDTFSKSDPVVVLFVQVSGSSEWKEFGRTEVIDNTLNPDFVRKFVLDYYFEEKQNLRFDVYNVDSKSCSVLKQDFLGQAFVALGEVIGSQRGRLERPLTGVPGKRCGTILLLAEELSNCRDIVTMQLCANKLDKKDFFGKSDPFLVFYRSNEDGTFTICHKTEVVKNTLNPVWQPFTIPVRALCNGDYDRTVKIDVYDWDRDGSHDFIGEFATSYRELSRAQSQFTVYEVLNPRKKCKKKKYVNSGTVTLLSFSVESEFTFVDYIRGGTQLNFTVAIDFTASNGLPSQPTSLHYASPYQLSAYALALKAVGEIIQDYDSDKLFPAYGFGAKVPPDGKISHQFPLNNNVENPSCAGIEGVLESYLQSLRTVQLYGPTNFAPVINQVAGTAAQVTDGSQYHVLLIITDGVISDMLQTKEAIVTASSLPMSIIIVGVGPAEFEAMEELDGDEVRLSSRGRYAERDIVQFVPFRDYVDDSGNQVLSMARLAKDVLAEIPEQLLSYMKTRDIKPRRADSE; translated from the exons ATGGCGGCTCCGGGAGCGCTGGAGCCGGCGGCCGGCAGCGTGCCGGGCACCAAGGTGGAGCTCACCGTGTCCTGCCG GAACCTGCTGGACATGGACACCTTCTCCAAGTCCGACCCAG TGGTGGTCCTCTTTGTGCAGGTCTCGGGGAGCAGCGAGTGGAAGGAG TTCGGACGCACCGAGGTGATCGACAACACCCTGAACCCCGACTTTGTCCGCAAGTTTGTCCTCGACTACTACTTCGAGGAGAAGCAGAACCTCCGCTTCGATGT CTACAACGTGGACTCCAAGAGCTGCTCAGTTTTAAAGCAg GACTTCCTGGGGCAAGCATTTGTGGCACTGGGAGAGGTGATTGGGTCCCAGCGGGGTCGCCTGGAGAGACCCCTAAC GGGTGTCCCAGGGAAGCGGTGTGGGACtatcctgctgctggctgaggagcTGAGCAACTGCCGG GACATCGTCACGATGCAGCTGTGTGCCAACAAGCTGGATAAGAAGGACTTCTTTGGAAAATCCGATCCTTTCCTTGTCTTCTATCGTAGCAATGAGGATGGCAC cTTTACTATCTGCCATAAGACAGAGGTGGTGAAGAACACCCTCAACCCCGTGTGGCAGCCCTTCACCATCCCCGTGCGTGCCCTCTGCAATGGCGACTACGACCG GACAGTGAAGATAGATGTGTACGACTGGGACCGGGATGGGAG ccacGACTTCATTGGGGAATTTGCCACCAGCTACCGGGAGCTCTCTCGAGCACAGAGTCAGTTCACAGTGTATGAG gtgCTGAATCCCAGGAAGAAAtgcaagaagaagaaatatgTGAATTCTGGCACT GTGACACTGCTCTCCTTCTCCGTTGAGTCTGAGTTCACATTCGTTGACTACATACGGGGCGG GACACAGCTGAATTTCACTGTTGCCATTGACTTCACGGCCTCCAATG GGTTGCCATCACAGCCCACCTCACTGCACTACGCGAGCCCCTACCAGCTGAGCGCCTATGCCCTGGCACTGAAGGCAGTGGGGGAAATCATCCAGGACTACGACAGTGACAAGCTCTTCCCTGCCTACGGCTTTGGTGCCAAAGTCCCACCTGATGGCAAGATCTCCCACCAGTTTCCTCTG AACAACAATGTGGAGAACCCCAGCTGTGCCGGCATTGAAGGCGTGCTGGAGTCCTACCTCCAAAGCCTGCGCACCGTCCAGCTCTATGGTCCTACCAACTTTGCTCCCGTCATCAACCAGGTGGCTGG GACAGCCGCCCAGGTGACCGATGGCTCACAATACCACGTCCTCCTCATCATCACTGATGGTGTCATCTCTGACATGCTGCAGACCAAGGAAGCCATTGTCACT GCATCCTCCCTGCCCATGTCCATCATCATCGTGGGAGTAGGTCCAGCTGAATTTGAGG CCATGGAGGAGCTGGACGGTGACGAGGTACGGTTGTCTTCCCGGGGACGATATGCCGAGAGAGACATTGTACAG TTTGTGCCATTTCGGGATTATGTGGACGACTCAGGCAACCAGGTGCTGAGCATGGCCCGCCTGGCCAAGGATGTGCTGGCTGAGatccctgagcagctgctctctTACATGAAGACCCGTGACATCAAGCCTCGCCGGGCAGATTCCGAGTAG
- the CPNE9 gene encoding copine-9 isoform X3: MQLCANKLDKKDFFGKSDPFLVFYRSNEDGTFTICHKTEVVKNTLNPVWQPFTIPVRALCNGDYDRTVKIDVYDWDRDGSHDFIGEFATSYRELSRAQSQFTVYEVLNPRKKCKKKKYVNSGTVTLLSFSVESEFTFVDYIRGGTQLNFTVAIDFTASNGLPSQPTSLHYASPYQLSAYALALKAVGEIIQDYDSDKLFPAYGFGAKVPPDGKISHQFPLNNNVENPSCAGIEGVLESYLQSLRTVQLYGPTNFAPVINQVAGTAAQVTDGSQYHVLLIITDGVISDMLQTKEAIVTASSLPMSIIIVGVGPAEFEAMEELDGDEVRLSSRGRYAERDIVQFVPFRDYVDDSGNQVLSMARLAKDVLAEIPEQLLSYMKTRDIKPRRADSE; this comes from the exons ATGCAGCTGTGTGCCAACAAGCTGGATAAGAAGGACTTCTTTGGAAAATCCGATCCTTTCCTTGTCTTCTATCGTAGCAATGAGGATGGCAC cTTTACTATCTGCCATAAGACAGAGGTGGTGAAGAACACCCTCAACCCCGTGTGGCAGCCCTTCACCATCCCCGTGCGTGCCCTCTGCAATGGCGACTACGACCG GACAGTGAAGATAGATGTGTACGACTGGGACCGGGATGGGAG ccacGACTTCATTGGGGAATTTGCCACCAGCTACCGGGAGCTCTCTCGAGCACAGAGTCAGTTCACAGTGTATGAG gtgCTGAATCCCAGGAAGAAAtgcaagaagaagaaatatgTGAATTCTGGCACT GTGACACTGCTCTCCTTCTCCGTTGAGTCTGAGTTCACATTCGTTGACTACATACGGGGCGG GACACAGCTGAATTTCACTGTTGCCATTGACTTCACGGCCTCCAATG GGTTGCCATCACAGCCCACCTCACTGCACTACGCGAGCCCCTACCAGCTGAGCGCCTATGCCCTGGCACTGAAGGCAGTGGGGGAAATCATCCAGGACTACGACAGTGACAAGCTCTTCCCTGCCTACGGCTTTGGTGCCAAAGTCCCACCTGATGGCAAGATCTCCCACCAGTTTCCTCTG AACAACAATGTGGAGAACCCCAGCTGTGCCGGCATTGAAGGCGTGCTGGAGTCCTACCTCCAAAGCCTGCGCACCGTCCAGCTCTATGGTCCTACCAACTTTGCTCCCGTCATCAACCAGGTGGCTGG GACAGCCGCCCAGGTGACCGATGGCTCACAATACCACGTCCTCCTCATCATCACTGATGGTGTCATCTCTGACATGCTGCAGACCAAGGAAGCCATTGTCACT GCATCCTCCCTGCCCATGTCCATCATCATCGTGGGAGTAGGTCCAGCTGAATTTGAGG CCATGGAGGAGCTGGACGGTGACGAGGTACGGTTGTCTTCCCGGGGACGATATGCCGAGAGAGACATTGTACAG TTTGTGCCATTTCGGGATTATGTGGACGACTCAGGCAACCAGGTGCTGAGCATGGCCCGCCTGGCCAAGGATGTGCTGGCTGAGatccctgagcagctgctctctTACATGAAGACCCGTGACATCAAGCCTCGCCGGGCAGATTCCGAGTAG
- the CPNE9 gene encoding copine-9 isoform X2, with protein MAAPGALEPAAGSVPGTKVELTVSCRNLLDMDTFSKSDPVVVLFVQVSGSSEWKEFGRTEVIDNTLNPDFVRKFVLDYYFEEKQNLRFDVYNVDSKSCSVLKQDFLGQAFVALGEVIGSQRGRLERPLTGVPGKRCGTILLLAEELSNCRDIVTMQLCANKLDKKDFFGKSDPFLVFYRSNEDGTFTICHKTEVVKNTLNPVWQPFTIPVRALCNGDYDRTVKIDVYDWDRDGSHDFIGEFATSYRELSRAQSQFTVYEVLNPRKKCKKKKYVNSGTVTLLSFSVESEFTFVDYIRGGTQLNFTVAIDFTASNGLPSQPTSLHYASPYQLSAYALALKAVGEIIQDYDSDKLFPAYGFGAKVPPDGKISHQFPLNNNVENPSCAGIEGVLESYLQSLRTVQLYGPTNFAPVINQVAGTAAQVTDGSQYHVLLIITDGVISDMLQTKEAIVTASSLPMSIIIVGVGPAEFEGSVFPSPVLTPPRLGDTSCHPQPWRSWTVTRYGCLPGDDMPRETLYSLCHFGIMWTTQATRC; from the exons ATGGCGGCTCCGGGAGCGCTGGAGCCGGCGGCCGGCAGCGTGCCGGGCACCAAGGTGGAGCTCACCGTGTCCTGCCG GAACCTGCTGGACATGGACACCTTCTCCAAGTCCGACCCAG TGGTGGTCCTCTTTGTGCAGGTCTCGGGGAGCAGCGAGTGGAAGGAG TTCGGACGCACCGAGGTGATCGACAACACCCTGAACCCCGACTTTGTCCGCAAGTTTGTCCTCGACTACTACTTCGAGGAGAAGCAGAACCTCCGCTTCGATGT CTACAACGTGGACTCCAAGAGCTGCTCAGTTTTAAAGCAg GACTTCCTGGGGCAAGCATTTGTGGCACTGGGAGAGGTGATTGGGTCCCAGCGGGGTCGCCTGGAGAGACCCCTAAC GGGTGTCCCAGGGAAGCGGTGTGGGACtatcctgctgctggctgaggagcTGAGCAACTGCCGG GACATCGTCACGATGCAGCTGTGTGCCAACAAGCTGGATAAGAAGGACTTCTTTGGAAAATCCGATCCTTTCCTTGTCTTCTATCGTAGCAATGAGGATGGCAC cTTTACTATCTGCCATAAGACAGAGGTGGTGAAGAACACCCTCAACCCCGTGTGGCAGCCCTTCACCATCCCCGTGCGTGCCCTCTGCAATGGCGACTACGACCG GACAGTGAAGATAGATGTGTACGACTGGGACCGGGATGGGAG ccacGACTTCATTGGGGAATTTGCCACCAGCTACCGGGAGCTCTCTCGAGCACAGAGTCAGTTCACAGTGTATGAG gtgCTGAATCCCAGGAAGAAAtgcaagaagaagaaatatgTGAATTCTGGCACT GTGACACTGCTCTCCTTCTCCGTTGAGTCTGAGTTCACATTCGTTGACTACATACGGGGCGG GACACAGCTGAATTTCACTGTTGCCATTGACTTCACGGCCTCCAATG GGTTGCCATCACAGCCCACCTCACTGCACTACGCGAGCCCCTACCAGCTGAGCGCCTATGCCCTGGCACTGAAGGCAGTGGGGGAAATCATCCAGGACTACGACAGTGACAAGCTCTTCCCTGCCTACGGCTTTGGTGCCAAAGTCCCACCTGATGGCAAGATCTCCCACCAGTTTCCTCTG AACAACAATGTGGAGAACCCCAGCTGTGCCGGCATTGAAGGCGTGCTGGAGTCCTACCTCCAAAGCCTGCGCACCGTCCAGCTCTATGGTCCTACCAACTTTGCTCCCGTCATCAACCAGGTGGCTGG GACAGCCGCCCAGGTGACCGATGGCTCACAATACCACGTCCTCCTCATCATCACTGATGGTGTCATCTCTGACATGCTGCAGACCAAGGAAGCCATTGTCACT GCATCCTCCCTGCCCATGTCCATCATCATCGTGGGAGTAGGTCCAGCTGAATTTGAGG GGTCGGTGTTTCCATCCCCGGTGCTCACCCCACCGAGGCTTGGTGACACCAGCTGTCACCCCCAGCCATGGAGGAGCTGGACGGTGACGAGGTACGGTTGTCTTCCCGGGGACGATATGCCGAGAGAGACATTGTACAG TTTGTGCCATTTCGGGATTATGTGGACGACTCAGGCAACCAGGTGCTGA